Proteins encoded together in one Deltaproteobacteria bacterium window:
- a CDS encoding DUF1669 domain-containing protein: MIGAALAMLVALLSVCPTASAAEMVVQACFSPQGKCSAHILRAIEQAQKELLVAVYAFTNDDLAIALVQAKKRGVVVQVVVDREFDAANDKSKSKFIEGQKIPLRRLSGLKTKIFEKDAGLMHQKFAVIDRRMVLTGSYNWTHSADNFNDENLLLFRDAGPLAEEYRKAFFQLWERKL, translated from the coding sequence ATGATCGGCGCGGCGCTAGCGATGCTTGTGGCGCTGCTCAGCGTTTGCCCCACTGCGAGCGCCGCGGAAATGGTCGTGCAAGCCTGTTTCAGTCCCCAGGGAAAATGTTCGGCGCATATTCTCCGCGCCATCGAGCAAGCGCAAAAAGAATTGCTGGTGGCGGTCTACGCGTTTACCAACGATGATTTGGCAATTGCGTTGGTGCAGGCGAAAAAACGCGGCGTGGTGGTGCAAGTAGTCGTCGACCGCGAATTCGACGCCGCCAATGACAAATCCAAGAGCAAATTTATTGAAGGGCAAAAAATTCCCCTGCGCCGCCTGTCCGGTCTCAAAACCAAAATTTTCGAAAAAGATGCCGGCCTAATGCACCAAAAATTCGCCGTCATCGACCGGCGCATGGTGCTCACCGGATCGTACAATTGGACCCATTCCGCCGATAACTTTAACGACGAGAATCTGTTGCTGTTTCGCGACGCCGGGCCGCTGGCCGAGGAATACCGCAAGGCGTTTTTTCAGCTCTGGGAGCGCAAACTGTAA
- a CDS encoding MBL fold metallo-hydrolase, with translation MLTKSSRTSATMMKLHILGCGDAFGSGGRHQSSYLIESSDRLFLLDCGSTTLLAMKRAGFDPRRLDAVILSHLHGDHFAGLPFIFIDFLYRQPKNTPIIIAGPPRTEEKVRGLWQIMYGGGANKELPPVDFQILSPDQPTEVAGIDVRPFRVAHQSDEISLGLKIVCDGKQVLFSGDSLWTEDFIERARGVDLFSANARFTANNPACMSILKRCKPTWRASPAANCCSLTWAKKCSPAAMNSASSARRMAW, from the coding sequence ATGCTAACGAAATCGTCTCGAACATCGGCGACCATGATGAAACTCCACATCCTCGGTTGCGGCGACGCCTTCGGCAGCGGCGGGCGCCACCAGAGCAGCTATCTGATCGAATCCAGCGATCGGCTGTTTCTGCTCGACTGCGGTTCGACGACGTTATTGGCGATGAAGCGCGCCGGCTTCGATCCGCGCCGCTTGGATGCGGTCATTCTCAGCCATCTGCACGGCGATCATTTTGCCGGCTTGCCGTTTATCTTTATCGACTTTCTTTACCGCCAACCCAAAAATACCCCGATAATCATCGCCGGACCGCCGAGAACTGAAGAAAAAGTTCGCGGCCTTTGGCAAATCATGTATGGCGGCGGCGCGAACAAAGAATTGCCACCGGTCGACTTTCAGATTTTAAGTCCCGATCAGCCGACCGAGGTTGCCGGCATCGACGTGCGCCCTTTTCGCGTGGCGCACCAAAGCGACGAGATTTCTCTCGGCTTGAAAATCGTTTGCGACGGCAAACAAGTGCTTTTTTCCGGCGACTCGTTGTGGACCGAAGACTTTATCGAGCGCGCTCGCGGCGTCGACCTTTTCTCTGCGAATGCTCGTTTTACCGCGAACAACCCGGCATGCATGTCAATTTTAAAGCGCTGCAAGCCAACCTGGCGCGCCTCACCTGCCGCCAACTGCTGCTCACTCACCTGGGCGAAGAAATGCTCGCCCGCCGCGATGAACTCGGCGTCAAGTGCGCGGAGGATGGCATGGTGA
- a CDS encoding D-alanyl-D-alanine carboxypeptidase, translating into MDAANGKILYQKDADLRLPPASTTKIMTAIVTLESGHKLGESLTVSKDATRMPPTKLYLRPGQTMTIEELLYGLMLTSANDAAIVLAEGLGGSVEHFTDLMTKKAHELGATNSNFTNPHGLTAADHYSTARDLALLFRYAMRNALFREIVQTKFSSVSSTAVVRKKVVPRRISVRNHNRLLWDFDGAIGGKTGYTVAAQKCFVGAVQRNGVTLIVAILGARDQWGDTKRLLEYGFDNYETLKTASPAGGKSASLEAPLATSRAERLSGAMILPQEFRAKAPDAR; encoded by the coding sequence ATGGACGCCGCCAACGGTAAAATCCTCTATCAAAAAGACGCCGATCTGCGTCTGCCGCCGGCGAGCACGACGAAAATCATGACCGCGATCGTGACTCTGGAAAGCGGTCACAAGCTCGGCGAATCTTTGACCGTCTCTAAAGACGCCACCCGGATGCCGCCGACCAAACTCTATCTGCGACCGGGTCAGACCATGACCATCGAAGAGCTGCTGTACGGTCTGATGTTGACGTCGGCCAACGACGCCGCGATTGTTCTCGCCGAAGGTCTCGGCGGTTCAGTGGAACACTTCACCGATTTGATGACCAAGAAGGCCCATGAGCTGGGGGCGACCAATTCCAACTTCACCAATCCCCACGGCCTGACGGCGGCGGATCACTATTCGACCGCGCGCGATCTGGCGTTGCTATTCCGCTACGCCATGCGCAACGCGCTGTTTCGTGAAATCGTCCAAACTAAATTCAGCTCGGTGAGCAGCACCGCGGTGGTCCGCAAAAAAGTCGTGCCGCGGCGGATCTCGGTGCGCAACCATAATCGGCTGCTGTGGGACTTCGACGGCGCCATCGGTGGCAAGACCGGTTACACGGTGGCGGCGCAAAAATGTTTCGTCGGCGCGGTGCAGCGTAACGGCGTGACCTTGATCGTGGCGATTTTAGGCGCGCGCGATCAATGGGGCGATACCAAAAGATTGCTGGAATACGGTTTCGACAACTACGAAACTCTCAAAACCGCGTCGCCGGCAGGGGGAAAAAGCGCGTCGCTGGAAGCGCCCTTAGCTACTTCGCGGGCCGAACGGCTGTCGGGCGCGATGATTCTGCCGCAGGAATTTCGCGCCAAGGCGCCGGACGCGCGCTGA
- a CDS encoding (Fe-S)-binding protein — MNKEIKKPIGLERVKRWLYAKGLDERSSGCVLCGSCYGHGPANPMEDVPGPKEKCPPYEYYKFQRHTPKSRWLMAQRVFHGLEPITPELKEVIYACTSCLMCQELCGVRGDGYGPWDITTAMREEITEKDGPLPVHQAIFDGLRQHDNPFAQPKLARGAWAEGLGLTTLGNSTATTLLFAGCSADRASGKSGAISLAKLMQKAGDEFAILGDQEKCCGLYAFDIGFRREYERLKDDNLATLKHHGIKNVVVACGSCQRIWREYTKEAGVDLNVLHGVEYVARAIADGKLKFTKPIDKKITYHDSCHLGRGCGVYAAPREILRAIPAVEIVEMARSERWSWCCGGGGGAPEADPQMAQWNAAERMREATETGAELVLTSSALCQRSFAELPQAGLPVQDLLEFAAQAI; from the coding sequence GTGAACAAAGAAATCAAAAAACCGATTGGGCTAGAGCGAGTCAAGCGGTGGCTTTATGCCAAAGGACTCGACGAACGGAGCAGCGGCTGTGTGTTGTGCGGTTCCTGCTACGGCCATGGGCCGGCCAATCCGATGGAGGATGTGCCGGGGCCGAAAGAGAAATGTCCGCCCTACGAATATTATAAATTCCAGCGCCACACGCCGAAGTCTCGCTGGTTGATGGCGCAGCGGGTATTTCACGGTCTCGAGCCGATCACGCCGGAATTGAAAGAAGTGATCTACGCTTGCACCAGCTGTCTGATGTGCCAAGAACTGTGCGGCGTGCGCGGCGATGGCTACGGCCCTTGGGACATCACGACCGCCATGCGCGAGGAGATCACCGAAAAAGATGGACCGCTGCCGGTGCATCAGGCGATCTTCGACGGCTTGCGCCAACATGACAACCCTTTTGCCCAGCCCAAGTTGGCGCGCGGCGCATGGGCCGAAGGCTTGGGATTGACGACGCTTGGGAATTCCACGGCGACGACGTTGCTGTTTGCCGGCTGTTCGGCGGATCGCGCCAGTGGCAAGAGCGGCGCGATTTCCCTCGCCAAGTTGATGCAAAAGGCCGGGGACGAGTTTGCGATTCTCGGCGACCAAGAAAAATGCTGCGGGCTTTATGCCTTCGATATCGGTTTTCGCCGCGAGTACGAACGGCTCAAGGACGACAATTTAGCCACGCTCAAGCATCACGGGATCAAAAATGTTGTCGTCGCGTGCGGCAGTTGCCAGAGAATCTGGCGCGAATATACCAAGGAAGCCGGCGTCGATCTAAATGTGCTTCACGGCGTTGAATACGTCGCGCGCGCAATCGCCGATGGCAAGCTCAAGTTCACCAAGCCGATCGATAAAAAAATCACCTATCACGACTCTTGCCATCTCGGCCGCGGTTGCGGCGTTTACGCTGCGCCGCGGGAAATCTTGCGGGCGATTCCGGCCGTCGAAATCGTCGAGATGGCGCGGAGCGAACGTTGGTCGTGGTGCTGCGGCGGCGGCGGCGGCGCCCCCGAAGCCGATCCGCAGATGGCGCAATGGAACGCCGCGGAGCGCATGCGTGAGGCGACCGAAACCGGCGCCGAGTTGGTTCTCACTTCCAGCGCCCTGTGCCAGCGCTCGTTTGCCGAATTGCCGCAAGCCGGATTGCCGGTGCAAGATTTACTCGAGTTCGCGGCGCAGGCGATTTAG
- a CDS encoding MarR family transcriptional regulator has translation MAVFKRPFFTTYTTSLWVRFLRFSLQSHKKLEDDLAKLALTPPQFYVLATIGYAGGLPFGEIGAKMMVTVSNLTGIVDRLEDKKLVVRKRDDKDRRVVHVILTEKGAKIYRSTIPLFEKCVAEVFVGLSNAEQKELSAILRKLNQPRAAR, from the coding sequence GTGGCAGTCTTCAAGCGTCCTTTCTTCACGACGTATACAACCAGCCTGTGGGTGCGCTTTCTGCGCTTCAGTTTGCAGTCGCATAAAAAACTCGAAGATGATTTGGCTAAGTTGGCGCTGACGCCGCCGCAATTTTACGTGTTGGCGACCATCGGTTATGCCGGCGGACTGCCCTTCGGCGAGATTGGCGCCAAGATGATGGTCACGGTGAGCAATCTGACCGGCATCGTCGATCGGCTCGAGGACAAAAAACTGGTAGTGCGTAAACGCGACGACAAAGACCGGCGCGTGGTGCACGTGATTCTCACGGAAAAAGGCGCCAAGATTTATCGCAGCACGATCCCGCTATTCGAGAAATGCGTCGCCGAGGTTTTTGTCGGTCTCAGTAACGCGGAACAAAAAGAACTCTCGGCGATTCTCCGCAAACTCAATCAACCGCGGGCGGCCCGTTGA